Proteins co-encoded in one Hyalangium ruber genomic window:
- a CDS encoding MXAN_6627.5 family MYXO-CTERM protein, with translation MNRLLPHPRLLACLLLLGLGVPTSGHAQETPEEDGGVTVPAPDASVGEGGADRDNPEGEDGVGRVVTDCHSTADCSPRFACTQGKCKYSGIREAERVGCLLGPEAAVMLVGLGLVVVTWRRRQG, from the coding sequence GTGAACCGTCTCCTCCCGCATCCCCGCCTACTCGCCTGCCTGCTGCTCCTGGGGCTTGGAGTGCCAACTTCTGGCCACGCCCAGGAGACTCCCGAGGAGGATGGAGGTGTCACGGTCCCCGCGCCGGACGCCTCGGTGGGTGAGGGTGGCGCCGATCGCGACAACCCGGAGGGTGAGGACGGGGTGGGCCGCGTCGTCACCGACTGCCACAGCACCGCCGACTGCTCTCCCCGCTTCGCCTGCACCCAGGGCAAGTGCAAGTACAGCGGCATCCGCGAGGCGGAGCGCGTGGGGTGCCTGCTGGGGCCCGAGGCGGCGGTGATGCTCGTGGGCCTCGGGCTGGTGGTGGTCACCTGGAGACGGAGGCAGGGGTGA
- a CDS encoding response regulator, with the protein MAPRILVVDDNPELLSLLTQLFEDAGYEVSGASRGKQAIELGRTQPPAAAVIDILLPDMMGYHLADTLRKEQPALPLLFITGVFKGGKHALEARQKYSAAGYFEKPFEAQKLLEAVGKLVPPEKKAVPVASMQDAFEVELDIDVEEEGPQDAMELTGRIKVTGGGNLSAEIRGANLTANPMQKAPVTQVRPPQPGRPPDPVPAGAGGPGMRRGELKDNLPALITAFYLSRETGELGVQRGKVKKVVYFEHGTPVFALSNLLADRFGQFLVRVGKIRPEQLQDAATVANKTNRRTGDVLVERGLLKDTERLYYVGQQVKAIIYSLFSWEDGTYVMSFKEKASTESIKLDLHPANLIVRGVKKLYKPERLRRLLQPEDRLIPAVAPAYQLNEVELERWEAELLPRIDGNRTVAELLAYANRPEQVAYGFLVAMMALGILDRRT; encoded by the coding sequence ATGGCCCCTCGAATCCTCGTCGTGGACGACAACCCGGAGCTCCTCTCCCTTCTCACACAGCTCTTCGAGGATGCGGGCTACGAGGTGAGCGGCGCCAGCCGCGGCAAGCAGGCGATCGAGCTGGGGCGGACGCAGCCCCCGGCCGCGGCCGTCATCGACATCCTCCTGCCCGACATGATGGGCTACCACCTGGCTGATACCCTGCGTAAAGAGCAGCCCGCACTGCCGTTGCTCTTCATCACCGGGGTGTTCAAGGGCGGCAAGCACGCGCTGGAGGCCCGGCAGAAGTACTCGGCGGCGGGTTACTTCGAGAAGCCCTTCGAGGCGCAGAAGCTGCTGGAGGCGGTGGGCAAGCTGGTGCCGCCGGAGAAGAAGGCGGTGCCAGTGGCCTCGATGCAGGACGCGTTCGAGGTGGAGCTGGACATCGACGTGGAGGAGGAGGGGCCGCAGGACGCGATGGAGCTCACCGGCCGCATCAAGGTGACGGGCGGCGGCAACCTCTCGGCGGAGATTCGTGGCGCCAACCTTACGGCCAACCCCATGCAGAAGGCGCCGGTGACGCAGGTGCGTCCGCCGCAGCCGGGGCGGCCGCCGGATCCGGTGCCGGCGGGAGCGGGCGGGCCGGGCATGCGCCGGGGCGAGCTGAAGGACAACCTGCCGGCGCTGATTACGGCCTTCTACCTGTCGCGCGAGACGGGCGAGCTGGGCGTGCAGCGGGGCAAGGTGAAGAAGGTGGTGTACTTCGAGCACGGCACGCCGGTGTTCGCGCTGTCGAACCTGCTGGCGGACCGCTTCGGCCAGTTCCTGGTGCGAGTGGGGAAGATTCGGCCCGAGCAGTTGCAGGACGCGGCGACGGTGGCGAACAAGACGAACCGGCGCACGGGCGACGTGCTGGTGGAGCGCGGCCTGCTCAAGGACACGGAGCGGCTGTACTACGTGGGCCAGCAGGTGAAGGCGATCATCTACTCGCTCTTCTCGTGGGAGGACGGCACCTACGTGATGAGCTTCAAGGAGAAGGCCTCCACGGAGTCCATCAAGCTGGACCTGCACCCGGCGAACCTGATCGTCCGCGGGGTGAAGAAGCTCTACAAGCCGGAGCGCCTGCGTCGGCTGCTGCAGCCGGAGGATCGGCTGATTCCGGCGGTGGCGCCGGCCTACCAGCTCAACGAGGTGGAGCTGGAGCGCTGGGAGGCGGAGCTGTTGCCGCGCATCGACGGCAACCGGACGGTGGCGGAGCTCCTGGCATACGCCAACCGGCCCGAGCAGGTGGCCTACGGGTTCCTGGTGGCGATGATGGCGCTGGGCATCCTCGACCGCCGCACCTGA
- the nagZ gene encoding beta-N-acetylhexosaminidase produces the protein MTTASALYQDCARLFMVGFPGTRIDSDFAALMKDGIFGAILFKRNVGSAQETAALCRDIKSRAARPFILSVDQEGGRVARLRGAPFTALPPMRELGQRGDEGLAERVGRLLAHELRAMGFDWDFAPVLDVDTNPANPVIGDRSFSRDAQVVARLGVALARGLEAGGVASCGKHFPGHGDTTTDSHLTLPRLPHDLERLRRVELVPFRAFAQAGLASLMTAHVLFDALEPGVPATMSLKALHGVLRQELGFDGVLVSDDLEMKAIAGHYSVEEATVQGTLAGVDLFLVCHHADVQRRCIEALVKAVESGRVPRERITEAHRRLARLQARFAHPAEDRLATLGDSEHRALADGLASTFAGKDPTEVLV, from the coding sequence GTGACGACCGCCTCCGCTCTCTACCAAGACTGCGCCCGCCTCTTCATGGTGGGCTTCCCCGGCACGCGCATCGACTCGGACTTCGCAGCGCTCATGAAGGACGGCATCTTCGGTGCCATCCTCTTCAAGCGGAACGTGGGCTCCGCTCAGGAGACCGCCGCCCTGTGCCGCGACATCAAGTCCCGCGCGGCTCGCCCCTTCATCCTCTCGGTGGACCAGGAGGGCGGGCGCGTGGCCCGGCTGCGGGGCGCTCCCTTCACCGCCCTGCCTCCCATGCGCGAGCTGGGCCAGCGCGGCGACGAGGGCCTCGCCGAGCGCGTCGGCCGGCTGCTGGCGCACGAGCTGCGCGCCATGGGCTTCGACTGGGACTTCGCCCCCGTGCTCGATGTGGACACCAACCCCGCCAACCCCGTCATCGGCGACCGCAGCTTCAGCCGCGACGCCCAAGTTGTCGCGCGGCTCGGCGTGGCCCTGGCCCGAGGTCTGGAGGCCGGCGGCGTGGCCTCGTGCGGCAAGCACTTCCCCGGCCACGGCGACACCACCACCGACAGCCACCTCACGCTGCCGCGCCTGCCGCATGACCTGGAGCGCCTGCGCCGCGTGGAGCTGGTGCCCTTCCGCGCCTTCGCCCAAGCGGGCCTCGCCTCATTGATGACGGCGCACGTCCTCTTCGACGCGCTGGAGCCCGGCGTGCCCGCCACCATGAGTCTCAAGGCGCTGCACGGCGTGCTGCGTCAGGAGCTGGGCTTCGATGGGGTGCTCGTCTCGGATGACCTGGAGATGAAGGCCATCGCGGGCCACTACTCCGTGGAGGAGGCCACCGTGCAGGGCACCCTGGCCGGCGTGGACCTGTTCCTCGTGTGCCACCACGCGGACGTGCAGCGGCGCTGCATCGAGGCGCTGGTGAAGGCCGTCGAGTCCGGCCGCGTGCCGCGCGAGCGCATCACCGAGGCTCATCGCCGCCTGGCACGGCTCCAGGCCCGCTTCGCCCACCCCGCCGAGGATCGGCTCGCCACGCTCGGAGACTCCGAGCACCGCGCGCTCGCCGACGGGCTCGCCAGCACCTTCGCCGGAAAGGATCCGACCGAGGTGCTGGTCTAG
- a CDS encoding beta-propeller domain-containing protein, which produces MRVPRLTRRHAPLSLMLLFIVVGCPQQGERLKREELQPITHSRLERFESEDAFKAHLDKVKELRERTSSGDGGPSFGCGSPPVQDDGVASPSPADPYEEESITNNQEEGVDEGGIVKAVDDYFVILRRGRLFTVRQGEGAEALVPVHQVDSYAPGFTRGSWYDEMLVHGRRVIVIGYSYEVGATEVVLFQLGDDGRLTHESSHFLRSFDYYSVRNYTGRRVGNTLVFYIPHYLGDEKELPSISSWNGQNGTSGWSSMLSQVEIYRPVQPALGTTLHTVVRCDLEAPAFTCTARAVMGPSSRTFYVSRDAAYVWVSGNAESWYLEDEQKESQDSYVYRLPLDGGEPTVLRARGNPIDQFSFRENEDGHLEVLLGGQGEGDSMWGPEVNRGSGEFALLRAPLSAFSADAPKAAGEHYTRLPGPTGYRLQNRFVGNHLLWSMDSFVVSEQPRIWVTDVRAPEAVKELELAHGVERIEALGAAGAVVVGTDGTNLYFTALKLGDTPEFRGQYMRPSATQGETRSHGFFFKPAEGGGGVLGLPARLNGSSWMHLRYGSAEVNFLRVSPELGLAPLGALVAREESRDDACVKSCVDWYGNARPIFYRNRIFALMGYELIEAQVGQEALQETFRASFLEAAR; this is translated from the coding sequence ATGCGCGTGCCGCGCCTGACCCGCCGCCATGCCCCGTTGTCGCTGATGTTGCTGTTCATCGTCGTGGGCTGCCCCCAGCAAGGAGAGCGCCTGAAGCGAGAGGAGCTCCAACCCATCACCCACTCGCGGCTCGAGCGCTTCGAGTCGGAGGATGCGTTCAAGGCGCACTTGGACAAGGTGAAGGAGCTGCGGGAGCGCACGTCGAGCGGCGACGGGGGCCCGTCGTTCGGCTGCGGCTCCCCTCCTGTTCAGGACGACGGCGTCGCCTCCCCCTCCCCGGCGGACCCCTACGAGGAGGAGTCCATCACCAACAACCAGGAGGAGGGAGTCGACGAGGGCGGCATCGTCAAGGCGGTGGACGACTACTTCGTCATCCTGCGCCGGGGCCGCCTCTTCACCGTGCGCCAGGGCGAGGGCGCCGAGGCGCTGGTGCCGGTCCACCAGGTGGACTCCTATGCGCCCGGCTTCACCCGTGGCAGCTGGTACGACGAGATGCTGGTGCATGGCCGGCGCGTCATCGTCATTGGCTACAGCTACGAGGTGGGGGCCACGGAGGTGGTGCTGTTCCAGCTGGGCGATGATGGGCGGCTGACCCACGAGTCCTCGCACTTCCTGCGCTCGTTCGACTACTACTCGGTCCGCAACTACACGGGCCGGCGGGTGGGCAACACGCTCGTCTTCTACATTCCCCACTATCTGGGCGACGAGAAGGAGCTGCCGTCCATCAGCAGCTGGAACGGCCAGAACGGCACCTCGGGCTGGAGCAGCATGCTCTCCCAGGTGGAAATCTACCGGCCGGTGCAGCCGGCGCTTGGCACCACGTTGCACACGGTGGTGCGCTGCGACCTGGAAGCGCCCGCATTCACCTGCACGGCGCGCGCGGTGATGGGGCCCTCCTCGCGGACCTTCTATGTGTCGCGTGACGCGGCGTACGTCTGGGTGTCGGGGAACGCCGAGAGCTGGTACCTGGAGGACGAGCAGAAGGAGTCGCAGGACTCCTACGTGTACCGGCTGCCGTTGGATGGAGGGGAGCCCACGGTGCTGCGCGCGCGCGGCAACCCCATCGATCAGTTCTCCTTCCGGGAGAACGAGGACGGGCACCTGGAGGTGCTGCTGGGAGGGCAGGGCGAGGGGGACTCCATGTGGGGCCCGGAGGTCAACCGGGGCAGCGGGGAGTTCGCGCTGCTGCGCGCGCCGCTGTCCGCCTTCAGTGCAGATGCGCCGAAGGCCGCCGGGGAGCACTACACGCGGTTGCCGGGCCCGACGGGCTACAGGCTGCAGAACCGCTTCGTGGGCAACCACCTGCTGTGGAGCATGGACAGCTTCGTGGTGTCTGAACAGCCGCGGATCTGGGTGACGGACGTGCGCGCACCCGAGGCGGTGAAGGAGCTGGAGCTGGCGCATGGCGTGGAGCGCATCGAGGCCCTGGGTGCCGCGGGAGCGGTGGTGGTGGGCACGGATGGCACGAACCTGTACTTCACCGCGCTGAAGCTGGGAGACACGCCGGAGTTCCGGGGCCAGTACATGCGGCCGAGCGCCACGCAGGGCGAGACGCGCAGCCACGGCTTCTTCTTCAAGCCGGCCGAGGGGGGCGGCGGGGTGCTGGGGCTGCCAGCGCGGCTGAACGGCTCGTCCTGGATGCACCTGCGCTACGGCTCGGCCGAGGTGAACTTCCTGCGGGTGAGCCCGGAGCTGGGGCTGGCGCCGCTGGGTGCGCTCGTCGCCAGAGAAGAGTCGCGGGACGACGCGTGCGTGAAGTCGTGCGTGGACTGGTACGGCAACGCGCGCCCCATCTTCTACCGCAACCGCATCTTCGCGTTGATGGGCTACGAGCTCATCGAGGCGCAGGTGGGGCAGGAGGCGCTCCAGGAGACCTTCCGAGCGAGCTTCCTGGAAGCAGCGCGCTGA
- a CDS encoding sensor histidine kinase has translation MLHDSIDTTLVPTFPPEVLDEVKREGVLREFQPGEPLFTEGQHDYDFFVVLSGEVRVTRRLGSEDQVLAVHRPGAFTGEISLLSGGPAIATGRAVGETRVLQVKAEAFRRMVAECTPLARFVLQTLVTRRQDAEAQIRQQEKLAALGRMAAGLMHELNNPASAARRSAEQLREECLEAQHRALAHDERLSAPQREVLAELMRDLQSATPLQPLDALAQSDLEDGLLGWLESHGMANAFSRATTLGTAGVDLPHLEVLGATLEGEALEVGLTWLEKTLLLTQLTDVMDASTQRICSLIAAVRQYTYMDRDWLQEVDVHAGLEATLAMFAHRLRGGVTVTRDYDGHVPKLWAHGSELNQVWTNLIENALDAMKDQGNLRVSTRLCGDEVHVELSDDGPGVPEELQARVFEPFFTTKALGKGTGLGLDIALRIVERRLGGRIRLQSRPGDTCFRVELPLKPELPH, from the coding sequence ATGTTGCACGATTCCATCGACACCACGCTCGTACCCACCTTCCCGCCAGAAGTGCTCGATGAGGTGAAGCGCGAGGGGGTGTTGCGCGAGTTCCAGCCGGGAGAGCCCCTCTTCACCGAGGGCCAGCACGACTACGACTTCTTCGTCGTCCTCTCGGGCGAGGTGCGCGTCACCCGCCGGCTGGGGAGCGAGGATCAGGTGCTGGCGGTACACCGGCCCGGAGCCTTCACCGGAGAAATCTCCCTGCTCTCGGGCGGGCCCGCCATCGCCACTGGGCGCGCCGTGGGGGAGACGCGCGTGCTGCAGGTGAAGGCGGAGGCGTTCCGCCGCATGGTGGCCGAGTGTACGCCGCTGGCGAGGTTCGTCCTCCAGACGTTGGTGACGCGCCGGCAGGACGCCGAGGCGCAGATCCGCCAGCAGGAGAAGCTGGCCGCGCTGGGGCGCATGGCGGCGGGGCTGATGCACGAGCTGAACAACCCGGCCTCGGCGGCGCGGCGCTCGGCGGAGCAACTGCGCGAGGAGTGCCTGGAGGCACAGCACCGGGCGCTGGCGCATGACGAGCGGCTGTCAGCGCCGCAGCGCGAGGTGCTCGCGGAGCTGATGCGGGACCTCCAATCCGCCACACCGCTCCAGCCGCTGGACGCGCTGGCGCAGAGTGATTTGGAGGACGGGCTGCTCGGGTGGCTGGAGAGCCATGGCATGGCCAATGCCTTCTCGCGCGCCACGACGCTGGGGACCGCGGGGGTGGACCTGCCGCACCTGGAGGTGCTGGGGGCCACGCTGGAGGGCGAGGCCCTGGAGGTGGGGCTGACGTGGCTGGAGAAGACGCTGCTGCTCACGCAGCTCACGGACGTGATGGATGCGAGCACCCAGCGCATCTGCTCGCTGATCGCCGCGGTCCGTCAGTACACCTATATGGACCGGGACTGGCTGCAGGAGGTGGATGTGCATGCCGGGCTCGAGGCGACGCTGGCCATGTTCGCCCACCGCCTGCGCGGCGGGGTGACGGTGACGCGCGACTATGACGGACACGTGCCGAAGCTCTGGGCTCACGGCAGCGAACTCAACCAGGTGTGGACCAACCTCATCGAGAACGCGCTGGACGCGATGAAGGACCAGGGCAACCTGCGCGTGAGCACCCGCCTGTGCGGGGACGAGGTCCACGTGGAGCTCTCGGACGATGGGCCGGGCGTGCCCGAGGAACTACAGGCGCGCGTCTTCGAGCCGTTCTTCACCACCAAGGCGCTGGGGAAGGGCACGGGGCTGGGGCTGGACATCGCCCTGCGCATCGTCGAGCGCCGGCTGGGAGGCCGCATCCGCCTCCAGTCGAGGCCAGGAGACACCTGCTTCCGCGTGGAGCTGCCGCTCAAGCCGGAGCTGCCTCACTGA
- the bcp gene encoding thioredoxin-dependent thiol peroxidase produces the protein MPLPQVGSQAPAFQLSDQTGKTVSLSQFAGKHVVLYFYPKDNTSGCTKEACDFRDEHSALEKAGAVVVGVSPDSVKSHEKFVAKYSLPFTLLADPEHKLADAYGVWGEKSLYGRKFMGITRTTVLIDPQGRVKQVWPKVKVTGHVGEVLSALSGGDAAEPSAEPKKKASAAKVAKKVGAAVKSAVKKVAKKSPSR, from the coding sequence ATGCCCCTCCCTCAAGTCGGCAGCCAGGCCCCCGCCTTCCAGCTCTCGGACCAGACCGGCAAGACGGTCTCCCTCTCCCAGTTCGCGGGGAAGCACGTCGTCCTCTACTTCTACCCGAAGGACAACACCTCGGGCTGCACGAAGGAGGCCTGTGACTTCCGCGATGAACACTCCGCGCTCGAGAAGGCCGGCGCGGTGGTGGTGGGCGTCTCTCCGGACTCGGTGAAGAGCCACGAGAAGTTCGTCGCCAAGTACAGCCTGCCCTTCACGCTGCTGGCGGATCCCGAGCACAAGCTCGCGGACGCCTACGGTGTCTGGGGAGAGAAGTCGCTCTACGGCCGCAAGTTCATGGGCATCACCCGCACCACGGTCCTCATCGACCCGCAGGGCCGGGTGAAGCAGGTGTGGCCCAAGGTGAAGGTGACGGGCCACGTCGGCGAGGTGCTCTCCGCGCTGAGCGGCGGCGATGCGGCCGAGCCCTCTGCGGAGCCTAAGAAGAAGGCATCGGCCGCGAAGGTGGCCAAGAAGGTCGGCGCCGCCGTGAAGAGCGCGGTGAAGAAGGTGGCCAAGAAGTCCCCGAGCCGCTGA
- a CDS encoding spermidine synthase has protein sequence MDTARPDAGASSRLSSVYLHGLAFLGGFGVMLLEMCAFRVLATTFGSSIYVTGVLLALVMISLSAGYYLGGRFSRRYDLGFLLWLLLGAGVYVALTGVFLSEPLLEACFALRGAFRGSMAIHAVPPAVATLLLYAGPMLALSQVSPFLIKVLTARAAQGGAEARGVGATAGNLMALSTVGSIVGTLLPSFVFIPLLGVPSTLWIFLGLLGAALVGGFALMGRHGAAGVTAAVLLVGVGAGFLRGPEGVNAPSRMGQLVFSAESLYGNVKIFRSTDEAGDTVLYYMPSRSFVHSAVYPGRPLKDQFTNSYLHLGLARGARRYLILGSALGGAVAALLEADPRAEITAVEIDPLVSDLARRFVPRIEQPRVRFVVEDARLFLREDRGAYDYIVVDVFSGEQLPAHCVTQEFFALAHARLAPGGVLQMNTNLWDFQVFTGLETSTPIVPVHHLHSALLRVGFASLFQNDYFENGHLYAFRERTSLEEVRGALARQARDEAVPADLRASMAIAALQLLPVPDTRRGLRPLSDSWVPEHALHLKGNFDGYLEALGRASLRPEWKEQVQEAGDSELRLIAARHYAQAATTHAPTYDGFNAYMAGEGGARFCSEVMAWASHGPKDLHAQLARYLHTRVVRRCGRALSEPAQTPGTAPAAQALSQYARAVRYLAANQGDSALPLLLDVLAYGS, from the coding sequence ATGGACACCGCTCGGCCTGACGCGGGCGCCTCCTCTCGCCTCTCCTCTGTGTATCTGCACGGCCTCGCCTTCCTGGGCGGCTTCGGCGTGATGCTGCTGGAGATGTGCGCCTTCCGGGTGCTCGCCACCACGTTCGGCTCCTCCATCTACGTGACGGGGGTGCTGCTGGCGCTGGTGATGATCTCCCTCTCCGCGGGCTACTACCTCGGCGGCCGCTTCTCGCGGCGGTATGACCTGGGCTTCCTGCTGTGGCTGCTGCTGGGCGCGGGGGTGTATGTGGCGCTAACGGGCGTCTTCCTATCGGAGCCGCTGCTGGAGGCCTGCTTCGCGCTGCGGGGTGCATTCCGGGGGTCGATGGCCATTCACGCCGTGCCCCCCGCCGTGGCCACGCTGCTGCTGTACGCGGGCCCCATGCTGGCCTTGAGCCAGGTGTCTCCCTTCCTCATCAAGGTGCTGACGGCTCGTGCGGCCCAGGGTGGTGCCGAGGCTCGTGGGGTCGGCGCGACCGCTGGCAACCTGATGGCGCTGTCCACCGTGGGCAGCATCGTCGGCACCCTGCTGCCTTCCTTCGTGTTCATTCCCCTGCTGGGCGTGCCCTCCACGCTGTGGATCTTCCTCGGTCTCCTGGGCGCGGCGCTGGTGGGAGGGTTCGCGCTGATGGGTCGGCACGGTGCGGCGGGGGTGACGGCCGCCGTGCTGCTGGTGGGCGTGGGCGCGGGCTTCCTGCGTGGTCCGGAGGGGGTGAACGCTCCTTCGCGGATGGGGCAGCTCGTCTTCTCCGCCGAGTCGCTCTACGGGAACGTGAAGATCTTCCGCTCGACCGATGAGGCCGGGGACACGGTGCTCTATTACATGCCGTCCCGGAGCTTCGTGCATTCCGCTGTCTATCCGGGCCGGCCGCTGAAGGATCAGTTCACCAACTCCTATCTCCACCTGGGGCTGGCGCGCGGCGCCCGGCGCTACCTCATCCTCGGCAGCGCGCTGGGGGGAGCCGTGGCCGCTCTCCTGGAGGCTGATCCTCGGGCGGAGATCACGGCGGTGGAGATTGATCCGCTCGTCAGTGACCTAGCACGCCGCTTCGTGCCCCGTATCGAGCAGCCTCGGGTGCGCTTCGTCGTCGAGGACGCGCGCCTGTTCCTGCGCGAGGACCGGGGCGCCTACGACTACATCGTCGTGGATGTCTTCTCCGGCGAGCAGTTGCCCGCCCACTGCGTCACCCAGGAGTTCTTCGCGCTGGCCCACGCGCGGCTGGCGCCCGGTGGCGTGCTGCAGATGAACACCAACCTGTGGGACTTCCAGGTGTTCACAGGGCTGGAGACTTCCACGCCAATCGTTCCGGTACACCACCTCCACTCCGCGCTGCTGCGCGTTGGCTTCGCCTCCCTCTTCCAGAACGACTACTTCGAGAACGGGCACCTCTATGCTTTCCGTGAGCGCACTTCCTTGGAAGAGGTGCGCGGCGCGCTGGCGCGGCAGGCCCGTGATGAAGCGGTGCCTGCGGACCTGCGGGCCTCCATGGCGATCGCGGCGCTCCAATTGCTGCCCGTGCCCGACACACGGCGGGGGCTGCGCCCGCTGAGCGACTCCTGGGTGCCGGAGCACGCGCTGCACCTCAAAGGCAACTTCGATGGCTACCTCGAGGCGCTGGGCCGCGCGAGCCTGCGGCCTGAGTGGAAGGAGCAGGTCCAGGAGGCGGGCGACTCGGAGCTGCGCCTCATCGCCGCCCGGCACTACGCCCAGGCGGCCACCACCCATGCACCCACCTATGACGGCTTCAATGCCTATATGGCGGGCGAAGGCGGGGCACGCTTCTGCTCGGAGGTGATGGCCTGGGCCTCTCACGGTCCCAAGGATCTGCACGCGCAGCTGGCTCGCTACCTCCACACCCGCGTCGTCCGCCGCTGCGGGCGCGCTCTCTCGGAGCCGGCGCAGACACCTGGCACCGCACCGGCCGCGCAAGCCTTGAGTCAGTACGCCCGGGCTGTGCGGTACCTGGCCGCGAACCAGGGTGACTCCGCCCTACCGCTCCTGCTCGACGTGCTCGCTTACGGCTCCTGA